A segment of the Odontesthes bonariensis isolate fOdoBon6 chromosome 8, fOdoBon6.hap1, whole genome shotgun sequence genome:
CGACACAAACTCTGAGACATACCCCCGAAAGAACGGAATAAAACTCTGAGACGTACCCCCGAAAGAACGGCACAAACTCTGAGACATACCCCCGAAAGAACGACACAAACTCTGAGACATACCCCCGAAAGAACGGAATAAAACTCTGAGACGTACCCCCGAAAGAACGGCACAAACTCTGAGACATACCCCCGAAAGAACGGAATAAAACTCTGAATCATACCCCCGAAAGAACGGCACAAACTCTGAGACATACCCCCGAAAGAACGGAATAAAACTCTGAATCATACACCCGAAAGAACGGAATAAAACTCTGAGACGTACCCCCGAAAGAACGGCACAAACTCTGAGACATACCCCCGAAAGAACGGAATAAAACTCTGAATCATACCCCCGAAAGAACGGCATAAAACTCTGAGACATACCCCCGAAAGAACGGAATAAAACTCTGAATCATACCCCCGAAAGAACGGAATAAAACTCTGAGACGTACCCCCGAAAGAACGACACAAACTCTGAGACATACCCCCGAAAGAACGGAATAAAACTCTGAGACATACCCCCGAAAGAACGGAATAAAACTCTGAGACGTACCCCCGAAAGAACGGCACTAAactctgcactgaaaaaaatcttaccaagtatatttgtctcattgagtatctcattacactttatataagacacaattgcctaacaagtaccatttcagccagatatagggacttgtttaaatactggaaaaaatgcccctccaaaaataagtaaaaagacgtttttgcttgaaataagcaaaaaaatctgccaatggaactagtgaaaatcggcttgtcaagatttcttgaaataagatgtgatatttaggacttttgagttaaaagtgatcttgaaataagcttaaaaacctcttcaaatgtaaaaaaaaaagcttgtttcatgtgaaatataactcaaaacaatttgttttcaagactttttcacttaacaagatattccagatgtatcgtcttcaaacaagtccctatatctggctgtaatagaacttgttaggcagttgtgtcttatattaagtgtaatgagatactcacggagacaaatatacttggtaagatttagattttttccagtgaagacaatacatcttgaatatcttgttaaatgaaaaaatcttgaaaacaaattgttttgagtcatatttcgcatgaaacaagcttttttttacatttgaagaggtttttaagctaatttcaagatcacttttaactcaaaggtcctaaatatcacattttatttcaagcaatcttgacaagccgattttttgctcatttcaagtaaaaacgtcttttatttgttgctttttttaacttatttatgGAGGGGCATTATTTCCAGTgtgagaccccccccccctcccgaaATGTCAGGATGCTTTTCACGCCACGGGGAGAACATTCCTATTACCTGTTCCTGGCTGTGAGCCCCCTCTGCGGCCGTGCGCCCATGAGCCCGAGGAAGGGGTTGGAGATGAGTTCAGGAAGGGACCAGCCTTCTGAGTCTGTTTCCTGCTCGGAGGACGAGCCGGGGCTGAAGTACCTGAATCACAGGGGGGGGCAAAGGGCCGAAGAGTTTCACACTGATGACACCCTCTTCAGAACGAGCACCGGTCCCAGGAGAAAGACGAGCAAGGGCCAATTACCCACCCCTCCCAAGGCTGCAAAGTGAAGCGCTTTTCTTCCACCGGCAGTTCATTTCAGCCTTTCTAAAGCATCATTTCTGAGAGATTAAACTGTTCTTAaacagctggtccagtccagagtccagactaaacatggagaagcagcatttagctgttatgctgcaaataagtggaacaaactgccagtggagattaaactttcaccaaatggagacatttttaaatccaggttaaaaacatttctgttctcatgtgtctatgcatgaaatctgcacgatatctttgaacttatctggactgttgcttgtttttaaattcatttaaatcattttatttgtttctctttatattcttttatgtatttttaatgcttcttccactccctgctgcaatgcttttattttatgtgaagcactttgaatggttTTGTACATAGTTttgtaatagaatagaatataaatagaatagaaaaatactttcccccaatgggggaaattcaaagtagtcaagtagctcaaaaaattattaatatttacattgaaaataaaaatactactactaactaataataataaatgactaaataaataaataaaacaaaataatttataaaaaaaactcaatcaatttgagaataaattaaatgtgctatacaaataaatttgatttgattttgattttgaacTACAATGTTAagtccactccctgctgcaatgcttttattttatgtaaagcactttgaattgtttgtacatgaaatgtgctacagatacatttgatttgatttaattattcTGCAGAACTCAGCTTAAACCTATTCATCAAACACCAAACAGTGAAGAAAAACAGCCATTTCAGAAGGAATCTGAGCAAAAAGAGACCGGCTTAACAGCGTTTTAAGGTTAGTGCTCACCTGTGGCTCGGGGCTGCGGTGATGCAGCGCAGCAGCAAAAACGCTGCCAAGAGAAGCATAGACACCCTCAGGTGGTACATAATGTCTGTGACGAGGATTCCCTGCTGAAACACAAGGGTTGCAGTGAAGTTTGAGGGAGAAAACGAGTGAAAGCAGCacgaaaaaggctaaaaacgtCAGATTTTTAACACAACAAAGCTGAGTTTCCTCTGCTGGAAAAGCTGCGACCATGAAGAGGCCCAAATGTGTGAAGAAAATAATGAAATACAAGTCCCCAAGTGCCTCATTTAAAGCTTTGtggaatagaatagaagaatagaaaaaatactttattcatcccccaatgggggaaattcaaattagtcaagtagctcaacatttttttaaatatttacaatgatcgtattaacaacaataaaacaacaataataataccaattctagtaaaaaaaatactactactaactaataataataatgataataataaaaaacaataacatctctcctaaaaaacaataaaaagaataaaaaaacaataacaataacaacaaaaaattaaaaataaataaataaatactgtagatttgtacatagcgaatgtttatgtttattcactatttttattttatcttatatttattttattctattctatttgcttgtttttactactttaattgttttcatatcttttactgtatgctgctgcaacaaaacaaattcccaaattgggattaataaagtatttatctatctatctaaacaaataaaaagaaatagatagatggatagagtTTAATATAAATCTAATGCTTATTTGCCTGTCGTCCAGCTGCCAAAACTGTGTTTGAATCAAACATAATCTGGCAGAACATTCCATTAAAACCCACACGAAATCCAAAGCTGTGCAAATattacagcagaaacacagcggATAAGAAGCCATGTACTCACTGTGTGTTGTGCTTTCCTGGTCCCAGTCCGTCACCGGAGCAATTGGACTGTCACACCAGCCGACTCTGACAGTTATAGGCTCTCCGCTCAAACCACTTGTGACATCAGCTCACTCCAAATATAGCCaagctttttttcatttccacaGGGGGTGGGGGCATAAAGTGGGTTTCAGATGTGCCGTACAGTATCTGGTGCACtgttacacattcacacactcgcTCCTGTACGTCACCGTGCTCATCATCGACTCCGTCAGCGGTCCACCCGGCCTAACCCACACCTGGGAGGCGAACCCTGTCAAACTGGAATCCGTCTTCTTATTTACCCGAAGACACACGGTGAAGCTTCGGGTCAGCAGACTTTAGCCCCGGTTCCCCCCCTGTGGGCTTCACGGCCGATCAATAAAACATGTGGGGATGAGTTACGGTGAATAATAAATGGTCTCTTATCGTTTTAATGGGACACTAATTAAT
Coding sequences within it:
- the iapp gene encoding islet amyloid polypeptide, whose product is MYHLRVSMLLLAAFLLLRCITAAPSHRYFSPGSSSEQETDSEGWSLPELISNPFLGLMGARPQRGLTARNSHHLEKRRCNTATCVTQRLADFLVRSSNTIGTVYVPTDVGSSTYGKRDRLQPPGFLPL